A genomic region of Chelmon rostratus isolate fCheRos1 chromosome 8, fCheRos1.pri, whole genome shotgun sequence contains the following coding sequences:
- the cmtm8b gene encoding CKLF-like MARVEL transmembrane domain-containing protein 8b produces MDRVAVVAARRTPAVPECSISTSTLAFDHNFTTTAKGLLLLAEIVCGMLVWILVGGTEYFHLSALCWVMFVAVLFWALTVCLFIIYLTGAHNRIPWVPWTTLSLCLNCCATALYLVTAVVDALSVNQAIRGRHNYNCWAASAFFAFLTTLCYAGSSYLSYRGWKTTEEGQ; encoded by the exons ATGGACAGAGTCGCTGTGGTGGCAGCCCGCCGGACTCCTGCAGTACCAGAATGCAGCATCTCGACCTCCACCTTAGCCTTCGACCACAACTTCACCACAACGGCCAAGGGACTACTCCTCCTGGCTGAGATA gtgTGTGGTATGTTGGTGTGGATTCTAGTAGGGGGAACAGAGTATTTtcacctgtctgctctctgctgggTGATGTTTGTTGCCGTCTTGTTCTGGGCTCTGACCGTTTGCCTGTTTATAATTTACCTCACTGGAGCCCACAACAGGATACCATGGGTCCCCTGGACTACactg TCGCTGTGTTTGAACTGTTGTGCCACGGCTCTGTATCTGGTGACAGCGGTCGTAGACGCTCTCTCAGTCAACCAGGCCATTAGGGGGCGACACAACTACAACTGCTGGGCAGCATCTGCA TTCTTTGCGTTTCTCACCACACTGTGCTATGCAGGAAGCAGTTACCTGAGCTACCGTGGCTGGAAAACCACAGAAGAGGGGCAGTAG
- the LOC121610675 gene encoding zymogen granule membrane protein 16-like, giving the protein MLSFLVFAVLCTSCLANPALVYYSFSAAVGGGSGTSFSTYGEGRITGVRLWEVTSAYITGIQLRYENSWTAIAGRAYGDVLELTLFDDEVIVQVSGKYYISNYIYQLMFVTSKGRFLIAGQPTQKSFNFYPIHSESELRMLSGRTNSAGITALAAHWGTIYVGEGNSTDLST; this is encoded by the exons ATGCTCTCCTTCCTGGTCTTTGCTGTGCTCTGCACCAGCTGCCTGGCAAACC CTGCCTTGGTGTACTactccttctctgctgctgttggagggGGTTCCGGCACTTCCTTCTCCACATATGGAGAGGGAAGGATCACAGGGGTCAGGCTCTGGGAGGTTACCAGCGCTTACATCACTGG TATCCAGCTGCGCTACGAAAACAGCTGGACTGCAATCGCTGGTCGCGCATATGGCGACGTGCTTGAGCTGACACTCTTTGATGACGAGGTCATTGTTCAG GTCTCTGGTAAATACTACATCAGCAACTACATCTATCAGCTGATGTTCGTAACCTCCAAAGGACGCTTTCTGATCGCCGGCCAGCCAACACAG AAATCCTTTAACTTCTACCCGATCCACTCTGAATCGGAGCTCAGAATGCTGAGTGGCCGCACCAATTCCGCTGGGATTACTGCACTGGCAGCTCACTGGGGGACGATCTACGTGGGTGAAGGCAACAGCACCGATCTTAGCACATAA